A single Oryctolagus cuniculus chromosome 18, mOryCun1.1, whole genome shotgun sequence DNA region contains:
- the ARHGEF1 gene encoding rho guanine nucleotide exchange factor 1 isoform X4, whose translation MELEEVARGAAPGPPRPGLAPVSIIGAEDEDFENDLEMNAEEQSSQFQSLEQVKQRPAHLMALLQHVALQFEPGPMLCCLHADMLGSLGPKEAKKAFLDFCHSFLDKTAVLRVQVPPSVAFELDRTRPDLIAEDVQRRFVQEVVQSQQAAVGRQLEDFRSKRLMGMTPWEQELAQLEAWGGRDRASYVARERHVAERLLAHLEEMQHTISVDEERCAAVVSAISLYMRHLGVRTKSGDKKSGRNFFRKKMMGNRRSDEPPKTKKGLSSILDAARWNRGEPQAADLRHLKGEVDGEKPGPTERKGGLGVPSRDRSAGASGQDAPGISLHPLSGDSPDREPGADSPLEVGDPPPQGPMSLEPPAPLDSTEEGADTERLSGRLGRSESLRVSDRRRPSRGSLGAKGRGGGRSRSDVDMDPSSATAVLGPARRATPEPGDEGEPGRSGLELEPEEPPGWRELVPLDTLHSLPKSQVKRQEVISELLVTEAAHVRMLRVLHDLFYQPMAEGGFFPLEELQNIFPSLDELIEVHSLFLDRLMKRRQDSGYLIEEIGDVLLARFDGAEGSWFQKISSRFCSRQSFALEQLKAKQRKEPRFCAFVQEAESRPRCRRLQLKDMIPTEMQRLTKYPLLLQSIGQNTEEPAEREKVERAAECCREILHHVNQAVRDMEDLLRLKDYQRRLDLSHLRQSSDPMLSEFKNLDITRKKLIHEGPLTWRVTKDKAVEVHVLLLDDLLLLLQRQDERLLLKSHSRTLTPTPDGKTMLRPVLRLTSAMTREVATDHKAFYVIFTWDQEAQIYELVAQTVSERKNWCALITETAGSLKVPAPAARPKSRPSPSSIRETLLSNSENGNGSREMPPPDARTERLLGDLLPFSRPGPEGQLAASALQKVLNLKQLLCPAEGDSGAGPPREEEVPEGGPLSPPQTQDILEKLLSLEETLRQLEELEEEMCRLRPVLSQLGGSPVPQPGCT comes from the exons ATGGAGCTGGAGGAGGTCGCCCGCGGGGCG GCCCCGGGGCCGCCCCGGCCTGGCCTGGCGCCCGTCAGCATCATCGGCGCCGAGGATGAGGACTTTGAGAACGACCTGGAGATG AACGCGGAGGAGCAGAGTAGCCAGTTCCAGAGCCTGGAGCAGGTGAAGCAGCGCCCCGCCCACCTGATGGCGCTGCTGCAGCACGTGGCCCTGCAGTTCGAGCCGGGACCCATG ctctgctgcctgcaCGCGGACATGCTGGGCTCACTGGGCCCCAAAGAGGCCAAGAAGGCGTTCCTGGACTTCTGTCACAGCTTCCTGGATAAGACCGCG GTTCTGCGGGTGCAGGTCCCCCCCAGCGTGGCCTTTGAACtgg ATCGCACGCGGCCCGACCTCATCGCCGAGGACGTCCAGCGGCGCTTCGTGCAGGAGGTGGTGCAGAGCCAGCAGGCCGCCGTGGGCCGGCAGCTGGAGGACTTCCGCTCCAAGCGCCTCATGGGCATGACGCcctgggagcaggagctggccCAGCTGGAGGCCTGGGGGGGACGGGACCGCGCCAGCTACGTGGCCCGCGAGCGGCATGTGGCCGAGCGGCTGCTGGCCCACCTGGAGGAGATGCA GCACACCATCTCTGTGGATGAGGAGCGCTG CGCTGCGGTGGTCAGCGCCATCAGCCTGTACATGCGCCATCTTGGGGTGCGGACCAAGAGCGGGGACAAGAAGTCCGGGAGGAACTTCTTCCGGAAAAAG ATGATGGGGAACCGGCGGTCCGACGAGCCCCCGAAGACCAAGAAAGGGCTGAGCAGCATCCTGGACGCCGCCCGCTGGAACCGGGGCGAGCCCCAGG CTGCGGACCTGCGGCACCTCAAAGGCGAGGTTGACG gtgaGAAGCCAGGCCCTACAGAGCGGAAGGGGGGCCTGGGGGTGCCCTCCCGGGACCGCAGCGCCGGGGCTTCTGGGCAGGACGCCCCCGGAATCTCTCTGCACCCGCTTTCTGGGGACAGCCCAGACCGGGAGCCTG GTGCTGACAGCCCCCTGGAGGTGGGGGACCCTCCCCCCCAGGGCCCAATGAGCCTGGAGCCCCCAGCGCCCCTGGACAGCACGGAGGAGGGTGCTGACACGGAGAG GCTATCAGGGCGTCTGGGGCGCTCGGAGAGCCTGCGGGTGAGTGACCGCCGCCGGCCTTCCCGGGGCAGCCTCGGGGCtaagggccggggtgggggccgtTCCCGGAGCGACGTGGACAtggaccccagctctgccacggCCGTGCTTGGCCCTGCCCGACGAGCCAC CCCCGAGCCTGGAGATGAGGGCGAGCCGGGGCgctcaggcctggagctggaaCCGGAGGAGCCCCCTGGCTGGCGCGAGCTCGTGCCCCTAGACACCCTGCACAGCCTGCCCAAGAGCCAGGTGAAGCGGCAGGAGGTCATCAGCG AGCTGCTGGTGACGGAGGCAGCCCACGTGCGCATGCTGCGGGTACTGCACGACCTCTTCTACCAGCCCATGGCGGAGGGGGGCTTCTTCCCCCTGGAGGAGCTGCAGAACATCTTCCCCAGCCTGGACGAGCTCATCGAGGTGCATT CCCTGTTCTTGGATCGCCTGATGAAGCGGAGGCAAGACAGTGGCTACCTCATCGAAGAGATCGGAGACGTGTTGCTGGCCCGG TTTGATGGTGCGGagggctcctggttccagaaaATCTCCTCCCGCTTCTGCAGCCGCCAGTCCTTTGCCTTAGAGCAGCTCAAAGCCAAGCAGCGAAAGGAGCCCCGATTTTGTGCCTTTGTGCAG GAAGCCGAGAGCCGCCCGCGGTGCCGCCGCCTGCAGCTGAAGGACATGATCCCCACGGAGATGCAGCGGCTGACCAAGTACCCGCTGCTGCTGCAGAGTATCGGGCAGAACACAG AAGAACCCGCGGAACGAGAGAAGGTGGAGCGGGCGGCCGAGTGCTGCCGGGAGATCCTGCACCACGTCAACCAAGCCGTGCGTGACATGGAGGACCTGCTG CGGCTCAAGGATTACCAGCGACGACTGGATTTGTCGCACTTGAGGCAGAGCAGCGACCCCATGCTGAGCGAGTTCAAG aaCCTGGACATCACCCGGAAGAAGCTGATCCATGAAGGGCCGTTGACGTGGCGGGTGACGAAGGACAAGGCTGTGG AGGTGCACGTGCTGCTGCTGGACgacctcctgctgctgctgcagcgcCAGGACGAGCGGCTGCTGCTCAAGTCCCACAGCCGGACACTGACGCCCACGCCGGACGGCAAGACCATGCTGCGGCCCGTGCTGCGGCTCACGTCCGCCATGACCCGCGAGGTGGCCACCG ATCACAAAGCCTTCTATGTCATTTTCACTTGGGACCAGGAGGCCCAGATATACGAGCTGGTGGCGCAGACCGTGTCAGAGCGGAAGAA CTGGTGCGCGCTCATCACCGAGACTGCCGGCTCCCTGAAggtccctgcccctgctgctcgCCCGAAGTCCCGACCCAGCCCAAGCAG CATCCGAGAGACCCTGCTCAGCAACTCTGAGAACGGCAACGGCAGCCGAGAGATGCCGCCCCCTGACG cccGGACTGAGAGACTCCTCGGTGACCTCCTGCCCTTCAGCCGCCCGGGCCCCGAGGGCCAGCTTGCCGCCTCGGCCCTTCAGAAAG TGCTGAACCTGAAGCAGCTCCTGTGTCCCGCGGAGGGAGACAGTGGGGCGGGGCCTCCCCGCGAGGAGGAGGTCCCCGAGGGTGGCCCCCTGAGCCCGCCGCAGACCCAGGACATCCTAGAGAAGCTGCTCAGCCTGGAGGAGACCCTCCGGCAGCTGGAG GAGTTGGAGGAGGAAATGTGCCGCCTGCGGCCCGTCTTGTCTCAGCTCGGGGGGAGCCCCGTGCCCCAGCCGGGCTGCACCTGA
- the ARHGEF1 gene encoding rho guanine nucleotide exchange factor 1 isoform X1, whose amino-acid sequence MLPRVPSPPPAKLEFPSWPYHPSTPKIPVVFATPLSPVACLIPVLVSPRPRPSLSLSLSLPTPVPVPVPISSHPRPCPCLSPPLSLSWSLPVRPCPCPGLSPPLSLSWSLPIRPCPCLGSPSPSLSWSLPTPVPVPVLVSPRPSLSQSVPVLVSPCPGLSPSVPVPVPVLVSPHPCPCPGLSPSVPVPVLAPLPHPCPGLSPLPSLSLSWSLPVRPCPSLFLSWSLPVPVSPRLSPSLSLSWSPRPSLSWSLPVPRPCPSLSLSWSLPVRPCPSLSLSWSLPVPVSPRLSPSPSLSWSPRPSLSWSLPVPRPCPSLSLSWSFPVLVSPHSRPCPCPGLSPSVPVPVLVSPRPSLSLSWSLPTPVPVLVSPCPGLSLSWSLPVPVPVLVSPHPRPCPSLSLSQSLPVLVSPRLSLSLSWSLPVRPCPCPGLPVRPCPCPGLSPSLSLSWSLPTRVPVLVSPRPSPSLSWSLRLSVPVLVSFCPGLCLTLSLALGSRLSGRLGRSESLRVSDRRRPSRGSLGAKGRGGGRSRSDVDMDPSSATAVLGPARRATPEPGDEGEPGRSGLELEPEEPPGWRELVPLDTLHSLPKSQVKRQEVISELLVTEAAHVRMLRVLHDLFYQPMAEGGFFPLEELQNIFPSLDELIEVHSLFLDRLMKRRQDSGYLIEEIGDVLLARFDGAEGSWFQKISSRFCSRQSFALEQLKAKQRKEPRFCAFVQEAESRPRCRRLQLKDMIPTEMQRLTKYPLLLQSIGQNTEEPAEREKVERAAECCREILHHVNQAVRDMEDLLRLKDYQRRLDLSHLRQSSDPMLSEFKNLDITRKKLIHEGPLTWRVTKDKAVEVHVLLLDDLLLLLQRQDERLLLKSHSRTLTPTPDGKTMLRPVLRLTSAMTREVATDHKAFYVIFTWDQEAQIYELVAQTVSERKNWCALITETAGSLKVPAPAARPKSRPSPSSIRETLLSNSENGNGSREMPPPDGETARTERLLGDLLPFSRPGPEGQLAASALQKVLNLKQLLCPAEGDSGAGPPREEEVPEGGPLSPPQTQDILEKLLSLEETLRQLEELEEEMCRLRPVLSQLGGSPVPQPGCT is encoded by the exons ATGCTCCCCCgggtgccctcccctcccccagccaagTTGGAGTTTCCTTCCTGGCCCTATCACCCCAGCACCCCCAAAATCCCAGTAGTCTTTGCAACTCCTCTGTCTCCTGTTGCATGTTTAATCCCTGTCCTGGTCTCGCCCCGTCCCCGTCCtagtctctccctgtccctgtctctccccaccccggtccctgtccctgtcccgaTCTCTTCCCACCcccgtccctgtccctgtctctccccacccctgtccctgtcctggtctctccccgtccgtccctgtccctgtcctggtctctccccacccctgtccctgtcctggtctctccccatccgtccctgtccctgtcttggctccccttccccatccctgtcctggtctctccccactcccgtccctgtccctgtcctggtcTCTCCCCGTCCGTCCCTGTCCCAGTCTGTTCCTGTCCTGGTCTCTCCCTGTCCCGGTCTCTCCCCGTCTGTCcccgtccctgtccctgtcctggtctctccccacccctgtccctgtcctggtctctccccatccgtccctgtccctgtcttggctccccttccccatccctgtcctggtctctccccactcccgtccctgtccctgtcctggtcTCTCCCCGTCCGTCCCTGTCCCAGTCTGTTCCTGTCCTGGTCTCTCCCTGTCCCGGTCTCTCCCCGTCTGTCcccgtccctgtccctgtcctggtcTCCCCGTCCGTCCCTGTCCTGGTCTCTCCCCGTTCCCCGTCCCTGTCCCAGTCTGTCCCTGTCCTGGTCTCTCCCCGTCCGTCCCTGTCCCAGTCTGTCCCTGTCCTGGTCTCTCCCTGTCCCGGTCTCTCCCCGTCTGTCCCCGTCCCCGTCCCTGTCCTGGTCTCCCCGTCCGTCCCTGTCCTGGTCTCTCCCCGTTCCCCGTCCCTGTCCCAGTCTGTCCCTGTCCTGGTCTTTCCCTGTCTTGGTCTCTCCCCACTcccgtccctgtccctgtcctggtctctccccatctgtccccgtccctgtcctggtctctccccgtccgtccctgtccctgtcctggtctctccccactcccgtccctgtcctggtctctccctgtcctggtctctccctgtcctggtctctccccgtccctgtccctgtcctggtcTCTCCCCATCCCCGTCCCTGTCCCAGTCTGTCCCTGTCCCAGTCTCTCCCTGTCCTGGTCTCTCCCcgtctgtccctgtccctgtcctggtctctccccgtccgtccctgtccctgtcctggtctccccgtccgtccctgtccctgtcctggtctctccccatccctgtccctgtcctggtcTCTCCCCACTCGCGTCCCTGTCCTGGTCTCTCCCCGTCCGTCCCCGTCCCTGTCCTGgtctctccgtctgtctgtccctgtcctggtctctttttgtcctggcctctgcctgactCTGTCCTTGGCCTTGGGGTCCAGGCTATCAGGGCGTCTGGGGCGCTCGGAGAGCCTGCGGGTGAGTGACCGCCGCCGGCCTTCCCGGGGCAGCCTCGGGGCtaagggccggggtgggggccgtTCCCGGAGCGACGTGGACAtggaccccagctctgccacggCCGTGCTTGGCCCTGCCCGACGAGCCAC CCCCGAGCCTGGAGATGAGGGCGAGCCGGGGCgctcaggcctggagctggaaCCGGAGGAGCCCCCTGGCTGGCGCGAGCTCGTGCCCCTAGACACCCTGCACAGCCTGCCCAAGAGCCAGGTGAAGCGGCAGGAGGTCATCAGCG AGCTGCTGGTGACGGAGGCAGCCCACGTGCGCATGCTGCGGGTACTGCACGACCTCTTCTACCAGCCCATGGCGGAGGGGGGCTTCTTCCCCCTGGAGGAGCTGCAGAACATCTTCCCCAGCCTGGACGAGCTCATCGAGGTGCATT CCCTGTTCTTGGATCGCCTGATGAAGCGGAGGCAAGACAGTGGCTACCTCATCGAAGAGATCGGAGACGTGTTGCTGGCCCGG TTTGATGGTGCGGagggctcctggttccagaaaATCTCCTCCCGCTTCTGCAGCCGCCAGTCCTTTGCCTTAGAGCAGCTCAAAGCCAAGCAGCGAAAGGAGCCCCGATTTTGTGCCTTTGTGCAG GAAGCCGAGAGCCGCCCGCGGTGCCGCCGCCTGCAGCTGAAGGACATGATCCCCACGGAGATGCAGCGGCTGACCAAGTACCCGCTGCTGCTGCAGAGTATCGGGCAGAACACAG AAGAACCCGCGGAACGAGAGAAGGTGGAGCGGGCGGCCGAGTGCTGCCGGGAGATCCTGCACCACGTCAACCAAGCCGTGCGTGACATGGAGGACCTGCTG CGGCTCAAGGATTACCAGCGACGACTGGATTTGTCGCACTTGAGGCAGAGCAGCGACCCCATGCTGAGCGAGTTCAAG aaCCTGGACATCACCCGGAAGAAGCTGATCCATGAAGGGCCGTTGACGTGGCGGGTGACGAAGGACAAGGCTGTGG AGGTGCACGTGCTGCTGCTGGACgacctcctgctgctgctgcagcgcCAGGACGAGCGGCTGCTGCTCAAGTCCCACAGCCGGACACTGACGCCCACGCCGGACGGCAAGACCATGCTGCGGCCCGTGCTGCGGCTCACGTCCGCCATGACCCGCGAGGTGGCCACCG ATCACAAAGCCTTCTATGTCATTTTCACTTGGGACCAGGAGGCCCAGATATACGAGCTGGTGGCGCAGACCGTGTCAGAGCGGAAGAA CTGGTGCGCGCTCATCACCGAGACTGCCGGCTCCCTGAAggtccctgcccctgctgctcgCCCGAAGTCCCGACCCAGCCCAAGCAG CATCCGAGAGACCCTGCTCAGCAACTCTGAGAACGGCAACGGCAGCCGAGAGATGCCGCCCCCTGACGGTGAGACCG cccGGACTGAGAGACTCCTCGGTGACCTCCTGCCCTTCAGCCGCCCGGGCCCCGAGGGCCAGCTTGCCGCCTCGGCCCTTCAGAAAG TGCTGAACCTGAAGCAGCTCCTGTGTCCCGCGGAGGGAGACAGTGGGGCGGGGCCTCCCCGCGAGGAGGAGGTCCCCGAGGGTGGCCCCCTGAGCCCGCCGCAGACCCAGGACATCCTAGAGAAGCTGCTCAGCCTGGAGGAGACCCTCCGGCAGCTGGAG GAGTTGGAGGAGGAAATGTGCCGCCTGCGGCCCGTCTTGTCTCAGCTCGGGGGGAGCCCCGTGCCCCAGCCGGGCTGCACCTGA
- the ARHGEF1 gene encoding rho guanine nucleotide exchange factor 1 isoform X2, which translates to MLPRVPSPPPAKLEFPSWPYHPSTPKIPVVFATPLSPVACLIPVLVSPRPRPSLSLSLSLPTPVPVPVPISSHPRPCPCLSPPLSLSWSLPVRPCPCPGLSPPLSLSWSLPIRPCPCLGSPSPSLSWSLPTPVPVPVLVSPRPSLSQSVPVLVSPCPGLSPSVPVPVPVLVSPHPCPCPGLSPSVPVPVLAPLPHPCPGLSPLPSLSLSWSLPVRPCPSLFLSWSLPVPVSPRLSPSLSLSWSPRPSLSWSLPVPRPCPSLSLSWSLPVRPCPSLSLSWSLPVPVSPRLSPSPSLSWSPRPSLSWSLPVPRPCPSLSLSWSFPVLVSPHSRPCPCPGLSPSVPVPVLVSPRPSLSLSWSLPTPVPVLVSPCPGLSLSWSLPVPVPVLVSPHPRPCPSLSLSQSLPVLVSPRLSLSLSWSLPVRPCPCPGLPVRPCPCPGLSPSLSLSWSLPTRVPVLVSPRPSPSLSWSLRLSVPVLVSFCPGLCLTLSLALGSRLSGRLGRSESLRVSDRRRPSRGSLGAKGRGGGRSRSDVDMDPSSATAVLGPARRATPEPGDEGEPGRSGLELEPEEPPGWRELVPLDTLHSLPKSQVKRQEVISELLVTEAAHVRMLRVLHDLFYQPMAEGGFFPLEELQNIFPSLDELIEVHSLFLDRLMKRRQDSGYLIEEIGDVLLARFDGAEGSWFQKISSRFCSRQSFALEQLKAKQRKEPRFCAFVQEAESRPRCRRLQLKDMIPTEMQRLTKYPLLLQSIGQNTEEPAEREKVERAAECCREILHHVNQAVRDMEDLLRLKDYQRRLDLSHLRQSSDPMLSEFKNLDITRKKLIHEGPLTWRVTKDKAVEVHVLLLDDLLLLLQRQDERLLLKSHSRTLTPTPDGKTMLRPVLRLTSAMTREVATDHKAFYVIFTWDQEAQIYELVAQTVSERKNWCALITETAGSLKVPAPAARPKSRPSPSSIRETLLSNSENGNGSREMPPPDARTERLLGDLLPFSRPGPEGQLAASALQKVLNLKQLLCPAEGDSGAGPPREEEVPEGGPLSPPQTQDILEKLLSLEETLRQLEELEEEMCRLRPVLSQLGGSPVPQPGCT; encoded by the exons ATGCTCCCCCgggtgccctcccctcccccagccaagTTGGAGTTTCCTTCCTGGCCCTATCACCCCAGCACCCCCAAAATCCCAGTAGTCTTTGCAACTCCTCTGTCTCCTGTTGCATGTTTAATCCCTGTCCTGGTCTCGCCCCGTCCCCGTCCtagtctctccctgtccctgtctctccccaccccggtccctgtccctgtcccgaTCTCTTCCCACCcccgtccctgtccctgtctctccccacccctgtccctgtcctggtctctccccgtccgtccctgtccctgtcctggtctctccccacccctgtccctgtcctggtctctccccatccgtccctgtccctgtcttggctccccttccccatccctgtcctggtctctccccactcccgtccctgtccctgtcctggtcTCTCCCCGTCCGTCCCTGTCCCAGTCTGTTCCTGTCCTGGTCTCTCCCTGTCCCGGTCTCTCCCCGTCTGTCcccgtccctgtccctgtcctggtctctccccacccctgtccctgtcctggtctctccccatccgtccctgtccctgtcttggctccccttccccatccctgtcctggtctctccccactcccgtccctgtccctgtcctggtcTCTCCCCGTCCGTCCCTGTCCCAGTCTGTTCCTGTCCTGGTCTCTCCCTGTCCCGGTCTCTCCCCGTCTGTCcccgtccctgtccctgtcctggtcTCCCCGTCCGTCCCTGTCCTGGTCTCTCCCCGTTCCCCGTCCCTGTCCCAGTCTGTCCCTGTCCTGGTCTCTCCCCGTCCGTCCCTGTCCCAGTCTGTCCCTGTCCTGGTCTCTCCCTGTCCCGGTCTCTCCCCGTCTGTCCCCGTCCCCGTCCCTGTCCTGGTCTCCCCGTCCGTCCCTGTCCTGGTCTCTCCCCGTTCCCCGTCCCTGTCCCAGTCTGTCCCTGTCCTGGTCTTTCCCTGTCTTGGTCTCTCCCCACTcccgtccctgtccctgtcctggtctctccccatctgtccccgtccctgtcctggtctctccccgtccgtccctgtccctgtcctggtctctccccactcccgtccctgtcctggtctctccctgtcctggtctctccctgtcctggtctctccccgtccctgtccctgtcctggtcTCTCCCCATCCCCGTCCCTGTCCCAGTCTGTCCCTGTCCCAGTCTCTCCCTGTCCTGGTCTCTCCCcgtctgtccctgtccctgtcctggtctctccccgtccgtccctgtccctgtcctggtctccccgtccgtccctgtccctgtcctggtctctccccatccctgtccctgtcctggtcTCTCCCCACTCGCGTCCCTGTCCTGGTCTCTCCCCGTCCGTCCCCGTCCCTGTCCTGgtctctccgtctgtctgtccctgtcctggtctctttttgtcctggcctctgcctgactCTGTCCTTGGCCTTGGGGTCCAGGCTATCAGGGCGTCTGGGGCGCTCGGAGAGCCTGCGGGTGAGTGACCGCCGCCGGCCTTCCCGGGGCAGCCTCGGGGCtaagggccggggtgggggccgtTCCCGGAGCGACGTGGACAtggaccccagctctgccacggCCGTGCTTGGCCCTGCCCGACGAGCCAC CCCCGAGCCTGGAGATGAGGGCGAGCCGGGGCgctcaggcctggagctggaaCCGGAGGAGCCCCCTGGCTGGCGCGAGCTCGTGCCCCTAGACACCCTGCACAGCCTGCCCAAGAGCCAGGTGAAGCGGCAGGAGGTCATCAGCG AGCTGCTGGTGACGGAGGCAGCCCACGTGCGCATGCTGCGGGTACTGCACGACCTCTTCTACCAGCCCATGGCGGAGGGGGGCTTCTTCCCCCTGGAGGAGCTGCAGAACATCTTCCCCAGCCTGGACGAGCTCATCGAGGTGCATT CCCTGTTCTTGGATCGCCTGATGAAGCGGAGGCAAGACAGTGGCTACCTCATCGAAGAGATCGGAGACGTGTTGCTGGCCCGG TTTGATGGTGCGGagggctcctggttccagaaaATCTCCTCCCGCTTCTGCAGCCGCCAGTCCTTTGCCTTAGAGCAGCTCAAAGCCAAGCAGCGAAAGGAGCCCCGATTTTGTGCCTTTGTGCAG GAAGCCGAGAGCCGCCCGCGGTGCCGCCGCCTGCAGCTGAAGGACATGATCCCCACGGAGATGCAGCGGCTGACCAAGTACCCGCTGCTGCTGCAGAGTATCGGGCAGAACACAG AAGAACCCGCGGAACGAGAGAAGGTGGAGCGGGCGGCCGAGTGCTGCCGGGAGATCCTGCACCACGTCAACCAAGCCGTGCGTGACATGGAGGACCTGCTG CGGCTCAAGGATTACCAGCGACGACTGGATTTGTCGCACTTGAGGCAGAGCAGCGACCCCATGCTGAGCGAGTTCAAG aaCCTGGACATCACCCGGAAGAAGCTGATCCATGAAGGGCCGTTGACGTGGCGGGTGACGAAGGACAAGGCTGTGG AGGTGCACGTGCTGCTGCTGGACgacctcctgctgctgctgcagcgcCAGGACGAGCGGCTGCTGCTCAAGTCCCACAGCCGGACACTGACGCCCACGCCGGACGGCAAGACCATGCTGCGGCCCGTGCTGCGGCTCACGTCCGCCATGACCCGCGAGGTGGCCACCG ATCACAAAGCCTTCTATGTCATTTTCACTTGGGACCAGGAGGCCCAGATATACGAGCTGGTGGCGCAGACCGTGTCAGAGCGGAAGAA CTGGTGCGCGCTCATCACCGAGACTGCCGGCTCCCTGAAggtccctgcccctgctgctcgCCCGAAGTCCCGACCCAGCCCAAGCAG CATCCGAGAGACCCTGCTCAGCAACTCTGAGAACGGCAACGGCAGCCGAGAGATGCCGCCCCCTGACG cccGGACTGAGAGACTCCTCGGTGACCTCCTGCCCTTCAGCCGCCCGGGCCCCGAGGGCCAGCTTGCCGCCTCGGCCCTTCAGAAAG TGCTGAACCTGAAGCAGCTCCTGTGTCCCGCGGAGGGAGACAGTGGGGCGGGGCCTCCCCGCGAGGAGGAGGTCCCCGAGGGTGGCCCCCTGAGCCCGCCGCAGACCCAGGACATCCTAGAGAAGCTGCTCAGCCTGGAGGAGACCCTCCGGCAGCTGGAG GAGTTGGAGGAGGAAATGTGCCGCCTGCGGCCCGTCTTGTCTCAGCTCGGGGGGAGCCCCGTGCCCCAGCCGGGCTGCACCTGA